A window from candidate division WOR-3 bacterium encodes these proteins:
- a CDS encoding FIST N-terminal domain-containing protein, whose product MKVFTFKENGEINGNIKGLDARWCLLYSTCTSKYRNVINEIKNTYPDIDVFGATSFQGTFSPAGFQRGGSFLIGESKDEINVKAVIDAFDVNEARKRSLSLAEKIKEGLGDLPDVILMHATPGFEERIIEGINDFYGNEVPVYGGSAGDDDLTGKWKIFLNLKEVSEGLLLVGIKSRKKIYSGFLSGYLPTNKKGKVTKAEGRIIYEIDNRPAAIVYNEWTNNLISEELEKGGVILGKTTLYPIGRIIEKIAGVPFYLLSHPHMVFPDKKSLSFFTEFKEGDEVILMHGSVNALIDRTEQVASRALGLDKGKAKLYGGILIYCAGCVGAVGEKRDEIIDAYKKIVGDIPFIGAATFGEQGCFRTKGGENKHGNLMCNTILFGEI is encoded by the coding sequence ATGAAAGTATTTACATTTAAAGAAAATGGTGAAATAAATGGTAATATAAAAGGTTTAGATGCAAGATGGTGTCTTTTATATTCTACCTGCACAAGTAAATACAGGAATGTGATTAATGAAATAAAAAATACCTATCCAGATATAGATGTTTTTGGAGCTACTTCTTTTCAAGGTACCTTTTCTCCAGCAGGTTTTCAAAGAGGAGGCAGTTTTTTAATTGGTGAAAGTAAAGATGAAATAAATGTAAAGGCAGTTATTGATGCTTTTGATGTAAATGAAGCAAGAAAAAGAAGCTTAAGCTTGGCTGAAAAAATAAAAGAGGGGTTGGGAGATTTACCAGATGTAATACTTATGCATGCGACTCCCGGATTTGAGGAAAGGATAATAGAAGGAATAAATGATTTTTATGGAAATGAAGTTCCTGTATATGGAGGCAGTGCAGGAGATGATGATTTAACCGGAAAATGGAAAATTTTTTTAAATTTAAAGGAAGTAAGTGAAGGTTTATTACTTGTGGGAATAAAATCAAGAAAAAAAATATATAGTGGGTTTTTGTCAGGTTATTTACCAACTAACAAAAAGGGGAAAGTAACAAAAGCAGAAGGAAGAATAATTTATGAGATTGATAACCGACCTGCTGCAATAGTTTATAATGAATGGACAAATAATCTTATTTCAGAGGAATTGGAAAAAGGGGGAGTTATTTTAGGAAAAACAACACTTTACCCAATTGGAAGAATAATTGAAAAAATTGCAGGGGTTCCCTTTTATCTTCTTTCCCATCCACATATGGTTTTTCCGGATAAAAAATCATTAAGTTTTTTCACAGAGTTTAAAGAAGGAGATGAAGTTATTTTGATGCATGGTTCAGTAAATGCTTTAATTGATAGAACAGAACAGGTAGCTTCAAGAGCCTTAGGGCTTGATAAAGGTAAAGCAAAATTATATGGAGGAATTCTCATTTACTGTGCAGGTTGTGTAGGTGCAGTAGGAGAAAAAAGAGATGAAATTATTGATGCTTATAAAAAAATTGTAGGAGACATACCTTTCATAGGTGCTGCAACTTTTGGTGAGCAGGGTTGCTTCAGAACTAAAGGTGGTGAAAATAAGCACGGTAATTTAATGTGCAACACAATTCTGTTTGGAGAGATATAA
- a CDS encoding BsaWI family type II restriction enzyme → MKFEDLIKLYEEKKRQYKDRAFEHISELLKEAKELHKKDWEKSPTPNKDHEQSWRAFKGKNLEKLIIYIIKDEVKSLGLRIVEGNVLERKNSNNLSEELNRVKRNLLIDYGEFGFHLPDVDIIIYEPKTCEIIAVISSKVTLRERIAQTGYWKIKLSQDKITKNIKVFFITPDEDKTLSIRKPAKKGRAIVEVDTDGSYVMSEEEIEESDKVKKFDKFLIDLKKLINEKRNKR, encoded by the coding sequence ATGAAATTTGAAGATTTGATAAAACTCTATGAAGAAAAAAAGAGGCAATATAAAGATAGGGCTTTTGAACACATTTCAGAATTATTAAAAGAAGCAAAAGAATTACATAAAAAAGATTGGGAAAAATCTCCGACACCAAATAAAGATCATGAACAATCCTGGCGTGCATTTAAAGGTAAAAATTTAGAAAAACTTATTATTTATATTATTAAAGATGAAGTAAAAAGCCTCGGTCTAAGAATTGTAGAAGGTAATGTATTAGAAAGAAAAAATAGTAATAACTTGTCTGAAGAGTTAAATCGTGTAAAAAGAAACCTTTTAATTGATTATGGAGAATTTGGATTTCATTTGCCCGACGTTGATATAATTATTTACGAACCAAAAACCTGTGAAATTATTGCTGTCATTTCAAGTAAGGTGACACTGCGCGAAAGAATTGCTCAAACTGGTTATTGGAAAATTAAATTAAGCCAGGATAAAATTACAAAAAATATTAAAGTTTTCTTTATAACACCTGATGAAGATAAGACTCTAAGCATTAGAAAACCGGCAAAGAAAGGCAGAGCAATTGTTGAAGTGGATACAGATGGAAGTTATGTTATGAGTGAAGAGGAAATTGAAGAAAGTGATAAAGTTAAAAAATTTGATAAATTTCTTATTGATTTAAAAAAATTGATAAATGAAAAAAGAAACAAAAGATAA
- a CDS encoding DNA methyltransferase codes for MKKETKDKLKQPHLFPEEKEDKKQPFLHEADEKPPLETTTLWDYPKQSYGKKPKGDNKFQGVTPAFIIWNMVQRYTKPGDLVVDPMAGSGTTIDVCEEEGRRVIGYDINPKHPKVIKNDSRKIPLPDNSVDMVFIDSPYGDNVNYSDDPADIGKISAEDPKFYEELEKVAREIYRILKPGKVLGWLIGDQWVKRRFTPVGFKIYQMLVDKVGFEPIDIICVARRNQSSNTRIWHYRAKKFNFFLRGFKYLFLVKKPDIKAEKKSKSPAKIKWQKYK; via the coding sequence ATGAAAAAAGAAACAAAAGATAAATTAAAGCAACCCCACCTTTTTCCAGAAGAAAAAGAGGATAAGAAACAACCTTTCTTACACGAAGCGGATGAAAAACCGCCTTTGGAAACGACCACTCTCTGGGATTACCCTAAGCAGAGTTATGGCAAAAAGCCCAAAGGAGATAACAAATTTCAAGGCGTAACTCCTGCTTTCATCATTTGGAATATGGTTCAAAGGTATACAAAGCCGGGCGATTTAGTTGTTGACCCCATGGCAGGAAGTGGAACAACGATTGATGTATGCGAAGAAGAGGGAAGAAGGGTAATCGGTTATGATATTAATCCAAAACATCCAAAAGTTATAAAAAATGATTCGCGGAAAATTCCTCTTCCTGATAATTCCGTAGATATGGTTTTTATTGATTCTCCTTATGGTGATAATGTTAATTATTCTGATGACCCGGCTGACATTGGAAAAATTTCTGCTGAAGACCCAAAATTCTATGAGGAATTAGAAAAAGTTGCCAGAGAAATTTACAGGATTTTAAAACCAGGAAAGGTATTGGGGTGGTTAATAGGTGATCAATGGGTAAAAAGAAGATTTACTCCTGTGGGATTTAAAATTTATCAAATGTTAGTTGATAAGGTAGGGTTTGAACCAATTGATATAATATGTGTGGCAAGAAGAAATCAGAGTTCAAATACAAGGATTTGGCATTATAGGGCAAAGAAATTTAATTTCTTTTTGCGAGGATTTAAATATTTATTTTTGGTAAAGAAACCCGATATAAAAGCAGAGAAAAAATCTAAGTCTCCTGCAAAAATAAAATGGCAGAAATACAAGTAA
- a CDS encoding Do family serine endopeptidase, producing MKKIFIASIISLFAGFVIASILLFKLEKANKLEAEVKTSESEKKPNIEISPGSNFSFSELAKNVIPGVVNIRATKKIKLPSFHFEDPFFREFFKDFFKFEPPREQEYETDILGSGFIFRKNGNKYYIMTNYHVIREVDKIKIILWDKREFDPEEVKIVGKDKLTDIAVLEVESKDELTVLKLGNSDEIEIGDWVIAVGNPFGLNGTVTFGVVSAKHRSGINLPGGEIYQDFIQTDAAINPGNSGGPLINMKGEVIGVNTAITSPTAGNVGIGFAIPINIAKKTAEQLIEKGVVKRGYLGVRIQEVSSSIAERYKLKKPMGALVTNVEKGTPAEKAKINEGDLIIEVDGEPVKDVEDLRLKIGSHFPGDKVKIKLINKEGKEREVTVTLAELKEEKIAKTQEEREEYTWLGMKVETIDERLKDKYGIEEDEGVVVVDIEPDSPAYDSGIREGDLIVKVEDMRIKDYEDFEKAKEKYEKQKVILFTVMRKGIKTIIAVKK from the coding sequence ATGAAAAAGATTTTTATTGCCTCAATAATATCTCTTTTTGCAGGGTTTGTTATTGCAAGTATTTTACTTTTTAAACTGGAAAAAGCAAATAAACTTGAAGCAGAAGTAAAAACATCCGAATCAGAAAAAAAACCAAATATAGAAATTTCACCGGGTTCAAATTTTTCTTTTTCTGAACTCGCAAAAAATGTTATACCAGGTGTTGTTAATATAAGGGCTACAAAAAAAATAAAACTCCCCTCATTCCATTTTGAAGACCCATTTTTCAGGGAATTCTTTAAAGATTTTTTCAAATTTGAGCCACCAAGAGAGCAGGAATATGAAACAGATATTTTAGGTTCTGGTTTTATTTTCAGGAAAAATGGAAATAAATATTACATAATGACAAACTACCATGTAATAAGAGAAGTTGATAAAATAAAAATAATTCTATGGGATAAAAGAGAATTTGACCCTGAAGAAGTAAAAATTGTAGGAAAGGATAAATTAACAGATATTGCAGTTCTTGAAGTGGAGTCAAAAGATGAATTAACTGTTTTAAAACTTGGAAATTCCGATGAAATTGAAATTGGTGACTGGGTGATCGCAGTTGGTAACCCATTTGGATTAAACGGAACTGTAACCTTCGGTGTAGTTTCAGCTAAACACAGATCAGGAATAAACTTACCCGGCGGAGAAATTTATCAGGACTTCATACAAACTGATGCTGCTATAAACCCTGGGAATTCAGGTGGACCTCTTATAAATATGAAAGGAGAAGTGATAGGAGTAAACACAGCTATAACCTCCCCAACTGCTGGAAATGTGGGTATAGGTTTTGCTATTCCCATAAATATTGCTAAAAAAACTGCAGAACAGCTTATAGAAAAAGGTGTTGTAAAAAGAGGTTATCTTGGTGTAAGAATACAGGAAGTAAGTTCAAGTATTGCAGAAAGGTACAAATTAAAAAAGCCTATGGGAGCACTTGTAACAAATGTGGAAAAGGGAACACCTGCTGAAAAGGCAAAAATAAATGAAGGTGATTTAATTATTGAAGTGGATGGAGAACCTGTAAAGGATGTAGAAGATTTAAGGCTCAAAATCGGTTCCCATTTCCCTGGAGATAAAGTAAAAATTAAACTTATAAATAAAGAAGGAAAAGAAAGGGAAGTAACAGTTACCCTTGCTGAACTTAAAGAAGAAAAAATAGCAAAAACTCAAGAAGAAAGAGAAGAATATACCTGGCTTGGAATGAAGGTTGAAACAATTGATGAAAGATTAAAGGATAAATATGGAATTGAAGAAGATGAAGGTGTTGTTGTAGTTGATATTGAACCTGATTCTCCTGCTTATGATTCTGGAATTAGAGAAGGTGACCTAATTGTAAAAGTTGAAGATATGAGAATAAAAGATTATGAAGATTTTGAAAAAGCAAAAGAAAAATACGAAAAGCAAAAGGTAATTTTATTCACTGTGATGAGAAAGGGAATTAAAACTATTATAGCAGTTAAAAAGTAA
- the lepB gene encoding signal peptidase I, which yields MDKKPLKKHIEEWVWAFIVVFFVIRPFFLQAYRIPSGSMEDTLLPGDFLFVFKPIFGFEIPYTEIKFFQFIKPKRGDIVVFRYPLDISKDFVKRVIGLEGDTIMIRDKRVYVNGKLLIEEYAIHKDERIIQSPYNLDNKVFIEYFQKEWEKRVFIDDINIRDNFGPVVVPPKTYFVMGDNRDFSSDSRFFGPVPEKYLKGIPFFIYFSWDGSVPFYNIFKSIRWNRLFQFPFLWRKRYEMQNM from the coding sequence TTGGATAAAAAACCTTTAAAAAAACATATTGAAGAATGGGTATGGGCTTTTATTGTTGTATTCTTTGTAATTAGACCCTTTTTTCTTCAGGCTTACAGAATCCCATCTGGCTCAATGGAAGATACTCTTTTGCCGGGTGATTTTCTTTTTGTTTTTAAACCAATATTCGGATTTGAAATTCCTTACACAGAAATAAAGTTTTTTCAATTTATAAAACCTAAAAGGGGTGATATTGTTGTTTTTAGATACCCCCTTGACATATCAAAAGATTTTGTTAAAAGGGTTATAGGTTTAGAGGGTGATACGATAATGATAAGGGATAAAAGGGTATATGTTAACGGTAAATTACTTATTGAAGAATATGCAATCCACAAGGATGAAAGAATAATCCAGTCTCCTTACAATTTAGATAACAAAGTATTTATTGAATATTTTCAAAAGGAATGGGAAAAAAGAGTTTTTATTGATGATATAAATATAAGGGATAATTTTGGACCAGTCGTTGTTCCACCCAAAACATATTTTGTTATGGGCGATAATAGAGATTTTTCTTCTGATTCAAGATTTTTTGGGCCTGTTCCTGAAAAATACTTAAAAGGAATACCATTTTTTATTTATTTTTCTTGGGATGGAAGTGTTCCTTTTTATAATATATTTAAAAGCATAAGATGGAATAGATTGTTCCAGTTCCCCTTTCTATGGAGAAAAAGATATGAGATGCAGAATATGTAA
- a CDS encoding TIGR00269 family protein — MRCRICKERAVINIKTHNLQLCKEHFLERFESETKRIIKKYKMIKNEDKVAVAVSGGKDSLSLLYVLHKLKYNVLGIHLNLGIYSENYSLNSENFVRDFQEKFNIPILIYDIKRNQEKGIEDLIKNRWKEKPCSVCGMVKRYLMNILALKNNCNVLATGHNLDDESARLFGNILYWQEEHIEHQELVLKEEEGLLKKVKPFIFFTEKEIALYAILKGIPYIRDECPYSIGAKTLKYKSILNNLENDSPGTKLRFLKGFYEFKSKINKSNLKTFKGTKKCQECGMPTKRDICTFCTTFEKHPFKIELKVNEG; from the coding sequence ATGAGATGCAGAATATGTAAGGAAAGAGCCGTTATAAACATAAAAACACATAACTTACAGCTCTGTAAAGAACACTTTTTAGAAAGATTTGAATCAGAAACTAAAAGAATAATTAAAAAATATAAAATGATTAAAAATGAAGATAAGGTAGCAGTTGCAGTTTCAGGAGGCAAAGATTCTCTCTCCCTTTTATATGTTCTTCATAAACTTAAATACAATGTCCTTGGAATACATTTAAACCTTGGTATATATAGTGAAAATTATTCTTTAAATTCTGAAAACTTTGTTAGAGATTTTCAGGAGAAATTTAATATACCAATTTTAATTTATGATATAAAGAGAAATCAGGAAAAGGGAATTGAAGACCTTATTAAAAATAGATGGAAAGAAAAACCCTGTTCAGTTTGTGGTATGGTTAAAAGATATTTAATGAACATTCTTGCACTCAAAAATAACTGTAATGTTTTAGCAACAGGACACAACCTTGATGATGAATCAGCAAGACTCTTCGGAAATATTCTATACTGGCAGGAAGAACATATTGAGCATCAGGAATTGGTTTTAAAAGAAGAAGAAGGTTTACTCAAAAAAGTTAAACCCTTTATTTTTTTCACTGAAAAGGAAATTGCTTTATATGCTATTTTAAAAGGAATTCCATATATAAGGGATGAGTGTCCTTACTCAATTGGTGCAAAAACTTTAAAATATAAAAGTATTCTAAATAATCTTGAAAATGATTCACCGGGAACAAAATTGAGATTTCTAAAGGGATTTTATGAATTTAAAAGCAAAATAAATAAAAGTAATTTAAAAACTTTTAAGGGAACAAAAAAGTGCCAGGAGTGTGGAATGCCTACAAAAAGGGATATATGCACTTTTTGCACAACCTTTGAAAAACATCCTTTTAAAATTGAATTAAAGGTAAATGAAGGATAA